The nucleotide sequence GAGGTGCGGCCCAGCTGCAGGCTCACGCCGGTGCCCCGGGCGTGGCCGGCAGCGGTCGGGAGAAGCAGCTGCGCGTGCCGGTGTGGCAGGCCGGTCCCTCCTGGTCGACGAGGACCAGCAGGGCGTCGCCGTCGCAGTCCAGCCGCACGTCGCGCACCCACTGCCGGTGGCCGGAGGTCTCCCCCTTGACCCAGTACTCGCCGCGGCTGCGGGACCAGTAGGTGGCCCGGCCGGTGGTGAGCGTGCGGTGCAGCGCCTCGTCGTCCATCCAGGCGACCATCAGCACCTCGCCGGTGTCGTGCTGCTGCACGACGGCGGCGACGAGGCCGGCGGGGTCGCGGCGCAGCAGCGTGGCGACGGCGGGGTCCAGGGCGGTGTCGGGGGCAGGGGCGG is from Modestobacter marinus and encodes:
- the hisI gene encoding phosphoribosyl-AMP cyclohydrolase, whose amino-acid sequence is MSAPAPDTALDPAVATLLRRDPAGLVAAVVQQHDTGEVLMVAWMDDEALHRTLTTGRATYWSRSRGEYWVKGETSGHRQWVRDVRLDCDGDALLVLVDQEGPACHTGTRSCFSRPLPATPGAPA